Proteins from a genomic interval of Paenibacillus lentus:
- a CDS encoding ABC transporter substrate-binding protein — translation MKRKSLLLIMVMIATMVLSACGGKDSSESAASGAEGGQSKQKVKLSILAWNNESEMKPVLEGFQKKYPHISFDFQFAPPVKDYISKLQTMLLSDSATDIFMIAAENRNEIIDGGHAIDLTDYPFMDVMLDSNKPMLSKDGRTYAFTQNGWVGGWFYNKALFEKAGITELPETWDEFIAVCLKLKEAGIVPIYDTMQDLTQIHSALYGNMVLSQDPDFDEKIFAGEKTFADGWTEVFKVWKRDLIDTKILTSDMIGLTGDQVESEFALGNVAMFFSGPWVMDKLTQVPDLDFGVMGLPGFEKGQSYYVGAPGVGFAVNSKTKNKEEALLFLEYLSSEEGLQLFHEGTNLIITAKGFEAEVHPALQNAYEEGLMQGRIYLPMVTWPRYQEALRNQFVVSTQDMAVGKITPEEAVQAIDKKFIEMENY, via the coding sequence GTGAAAAGAAAGTCACTGCTGTTGATTATGGTTATGATCGCTACGATGGTGCTCAGCGCCTGCGGAGGCAAAGACAGTTCTGAAAGCGCAGCCAGCGGCGCCGAGGGCGGGCAAAGCAAGCAAAAGGTGAAGCTGAGCATCCTAGCCTGGAACAATGAGTCCGAAATGAAGCCGGTGCTGGAAGGGTTCCAGAAGAAATACCCGCATATTTCTTTCGATTTCCAATTTGCTCCGCCGGTCAAGGACTATATTTCAAAATTGCAGACGATGCTGCTGTCGGATTCCGCGACGGATATTTTTATGATCGCTGCCGAGAACCGCAATGAAATTATCGACGGCGGACACGCGATCGATCTGACAGACTACCCGTTCATGGATGTGATGCTCGACAGCAATAAACCGATGCTGAGCAAGGATGGAAGAACCTACGCTTTTACGCAAAACGGCTGGGTAGGCGGTTGGTTCTACAATAAGGCGTTATTTGAGAAAGCAGGTATTACGGAGCTCCCTGAAACCTGGGATGAGTTCATCGCCGTGTGCTTGAAGCTGAAAGAGGCAGGAATTGTCCCGATTTATGATACCATGCAGGATTTGACGCAAATCCATTCGGCTCTATACGGGAACATGGTGCTGTCCCAAGACCCTGATTTTGACGAGAAGATCTTTGCTGGCGAAAAAACATTTGCCGATGGATGGACAGAAGTGTTTAAAGTGTGGAAAAGAGATTTGATCGATACGAAAATATTGACCTCCGACATGATTGGCCTGACTGGAGATCAAGTCGAAAGCGAGTTTGCACTCGGCAATGTCGCGATGTTCTTCAGCGGTCCATGGGTGATGGATAAATTGACGCAAGTGCCGGATCTGGATTTCGGAGTCATGGGTCTGCCTGGATTCGAGAAAGGCCAGAGCTACTATGTCGGGGCGCCAGGCGTAGGCTTTGCGGTGAATAGCAAGACGAAGAATAAAGAGGAAGCGCTATTGTTCCTGGAGTATTTGAGCAGTGAGGAAGGCCTGCAGTTGTTCCATGAGGGAACGAATTTAATCATAACGGCCAAAGGCTTCGAGGCCGAAGTGCATCCTGCCCTGCAAAACGCATATGAGGAAGGCCTAATGCAAGGCAGAATCTATTTGCCTATGGTGACTTGGCCAAGATATCAGGAAGCGCTAAGAAACCAATTCGTGGTTTCGACCCAGGATATGGCTGTCGGTAAAATTACGCCGGAGGAAGCTGTTCAGGCCATTGATAAGAAATTCATTGAGATGGAGAACTACTAA
- a CDS encoding response regulator transcription factor yields MKLLIADDQTSLHTFLDKTMDWTALGITEIKHAYDGRETLQHLEEFLPDIVILDIQMPFMSGIETLQQLDHSIKKPKTVIVSAHDEFTYAREALRLDVYQYLLKPLDVVLLKKTILELTSAIHAEQQSVLAHEFGKLVHSRSAYANSLAVVERACGLLKLQQCAVLQIEGESLSEPLLAEWLLKAEPSLIPVVYRKSRDKYSCLLGITAPIPESRLLELCQETLSRIQAHIPEPAVSIGASRMMDGCHADQLPELLEQSEEAGMLGFYTCDPVNAYQEEAFNGAWGMQHFQSYEQAYREMVVREFAPEAARKLTAEMFDYFRSSRIPPEDVYSLVLHFLYVIAQSIPSKGRSSTKLDNITMDDLRSYRNIRELELLFMRLIDHIASIMKGPNLTEDMVMRVKQYVDLNYGEDLSLQMVADRFGVDRFQLSRLFKQEMNVNYWNYVIQVRMEKAAELLLRTEEKNSVIASVTGFVDESHFSRTFKKYYDVSPKQYRQLHRGEKY; encoded by the coding sequence ATGAAATTGCTAATAGCGGATGACCAAACTTCCCTGCACACTTTTTTGGATAAAACGATGGATTGGACAGCCTTAGGGATTACAGAAATCAAACATGCTTATGACGGCCGGGAAACGCTTCAGCACCTCGAAGAGTTCCTGCCGGATATCGTCATACTGGACATTCAGATGCCATTTATGAGCGGGATCGAAACCTTGCAGCAGCTGGATCATTCCATAAAGAAGCCGAAAACGGTCATTGTAAGCGCTCACGATGAGTTCACCTATGCGCGGGAGGCGCTACGTCTGGATGTCTATCAATATTTGCTGAAGCCTTTGGATGTCGTATTGCTGAAGAAAACCATTCTTGAGCTTACATCCGCCATACATGCAGAGCAGCAATCCGTTCTGGCCCATGAATTCGGGAAGCTGGTGCACTCCAGGTCTGCGTATGCCAATAGCCTCGCCGTCGTCGAGCGGGCCTGCGGCTTGCTGAAGCTCCAGCAATGCGCCGTCCTCCAGATCGAAGGAGAGAGCCTGAGCGAGCCGCTGCTTGCGGAATGGCTGCTGAAGGCGGAGCCGTCGCTGATTCCGGTAGTTTACCGAAAGAGCCGGGATAAATACAGCTGCCTGCTGGGAATAACCGCTCCCATCCCGGAATCCCGGTTGCTGGAGCTATGCCAGGAGACGTTATCCCGTATCCAAGCCCATATACCTGAACCTGCGGTGAGCATTGGAGCAAGCCGAATGATGGACGGATGCCATGCTGATCAGCTGCCGGAGCTGCTGGAGCAGAGCGAGGAAGCCGGCATGTTGGGCTTCTATACTTGTGACCCTGTAAATGCTTATCAGGAGGAGGCGTTTAACGGGGCATGGGGCATGCAGCATTTTCAGAGCTATGAGCAGGCCTATCGGGAGATGGTTGTCCGCGAATTCGCTCCGGAGGCCGCCAGGAAGCTGACCGCAGAAATGTTTGATTATTTCCGGAGCTCGCGGATTCCGCCGGAGGATGTCTACTCTCTCGTTCTTCATTTTCTGTACGTTATTGCCCAATCGATTCCATCTAAGGGCAGGTCAAGTACGAAGCTCGATAACATCACGATGGATGACCTTAGGAGCTATCGTAATATCCGCGAGCTGGAGCTCTTATTTATGAGATTAATCGATCATATCGCCAGCATCATGAAAGGCCCGAACCTGACGGAGGATATGGTTATGAGAGTGAAGCAATATGTCGACCTCAACTATGGGGAGGATTTGTCTCTGCAGATGGTGGCGGACCGGTTTGGCGTAGACCGCTTTCAGTTAAGCAGGCTGTTCAAGCAGGAGATGAATGTGAACTACTGGAACTACGTGATTCAGGTCAGGATGGAGAAGGCTGCCGAATTGCTGCTCCGTACGGAGGAGAAGAACAGCGTGATCGCTTCGGTGACCGGATTTGTCGATGAGAGTCACTTCAGCAGGACGTTTAAAAAATACTATGATGTGTCCCCCAAGCAATACCGTCAGCTCCATCGAGGCGAGAAATATTAA
- a CDS encoding cache domain-containing sensor histidine kinase has product MWFDRPPSGSNTPCAGRLCGGTISREIEGVSMTRMLRFLRKFMFRKTIYRTFLIYYLFGNLLLLVLLGMLSIRDSTRMITEEVIRSSNKVMEQAAQGLSFNLEETKRSLLVLASNQSVGAIMRHAEVPDMAYLLQHERNISEITQSINTYQSLISDVLILGKNGYVNNLNGRSSLWWEYAFGAQPWAQESFQPRQGDYFFSLGIHHQDYYLSSDISRYGRPTLSVAMQVKGFRREVIGSVIANLDLQKVNSMFERNNYQNKGSIFLIDENRRIIVHQNNEEIGQIMDIDGIDEIYEQKSGNFRTPLYGEEHLIIYQPTAVEGWMMISAVPMHEITNQSAPLKSNLARILYLCLILNVLISLAVTFRISRPMQGLLKTLDKIGTDDMLYIRDKNYQYHEINQIGMKFKELMDRIDLLIQQNYLTQIALKEEELKALQAQINPHFLFNTLQLLQTEIVCGNIESSNHIVLSLSHMFRYSMRQSGELVELRTELEHVRNYLYIMNKKYDDRLQVDEYIPDQRVLPCRIPKLLLQPVVENCIRHGFGEDRREGAIRISVTTVKRGLLVAICDSGKGMDEDELKRLRRQLDKPNEKNGNIGLYNINHRIKLNFGQDFGIRVRSTKNAGTCVYLAVPRIE; this is encoded by the coding sequence ATGTGGTTCGACCGACCGCCGTCAGGCAGCAATACACCGTGCGCTGGGAGACTGTGCGGCGGTACGATTTCAAGGGAGATTGAAGGGGTTTCTATGACAAGAATGCTGCGTTTCCTACGAAAGTTTATGTTTCGAAAAACAATTTATCGCACTTTTCTCATTTACTATTTGTTCGGTAACCTACTGCTGCTCGTGCTGCTTGGGATGTTATCCATTCGCGATTCGACCCGGATGATTACGGAAGAGGTGATCCGGTCAAGCAATAAGGTGATGGAGCAGGCTGCTCAAGGCTTAAGCTTCAACCTGGAGGAGACGAAGCGTTCGCTGCTGGTGCTGGCAAGCAACCAATCCGTCGGCGCAATCATGCGGCATGCTGAAGTGCCTGACATGGCCTATTTGCTGCAGCATGAACGGAACATTTCTGAAATTACACAGAGCATCAATACGTACCAGTCATTAATCAGTGATGTTCTCATCCTGGGGAAAAACGGGTATGTCAACAATTTGAACGGGCGGAGCTCGCTTTGGTGGGAGTATGCTTTCGGGGCGCAGCCATGGGCACAGGAATCCTTTCAACCTCGGCAAGGGGATTATTTTTTTAGCCTAGGCATACATCATCAGGATTATTATTTAAGCTCGGACATTTCTCGTTATGGACGTCCCACCTTGTCCGTAGCCATGCAGGTCAAAGGCTTTCGCCGCGAGGTCATCGGCTCGGTCATTGCCAACCTCGATTTGCAGAAGGTAAACAGCATGTTCGAGCGCAACAACTATCAGAACAAAGGGAGCATCTTTCTGATTGACGAGAACAGGAGAATCATCGTTCATCAGAATAACGAAGAAATCGGCCAAATCATGGACATTGATGGGATCGATGAGATCTACGAGCAGAAGTCGGGCAATTTCCGCACGCCATTGTACGGGGAGGAGCATTTGATTATTTATCAGCCGACGGCCGTTGAAGGCTGGATGATGATCTCTGCCGTGCCGATGCATGAAATTACGAACCAATCGGCTCCGCTAAAGTCGAACCTGGCGCGAATCCTTTACTTATGTCTGATTCTAAACGTGTTGATCAGCCTGGCGGTTACCTTTCGTATTTCCCGGCCGATGCAAGGGCTGCTGAAGACGCTGGATAAAATCGGGACGGACGACATGCTGTACATTCGCGATAAGAACTACCAGTATCACGAAATCAATCAGATCGGGATGAAGTTCAAAGAGCTTATGGACCGGATCGACCTGCTCATTCAGCAAAACTACTTAACTCAGATTGCGCTGAAAGAAGAAGAGCTGAAGGCACTGCAAGCCCAGATCAATCCTCATTTTCTGTTCAATACGCTGCAGCTGTTGCAGACCGAAATTGTATGCGGTAACATCGAGTCTTCCAATCATATCGTGCTTTCCTTAAGCCACATGTTCCGTTATTCGATGAGACAGTCGGGGGAGCTGGTGGAGCTTAGAACGGAGCTGGAGCACGTACGGAATTATCTTTATATTATGAATAAAAAATACGATGACCGTTTGCAGGTCGATGAGTACATTCCAGATCAGCGCGTATTGCCGTGCAGAATACCCAAGCTGCTGCTGCAGCCTGTCGTGGAGAACTGTATCCGGCATGGATTCGGCGAGGATCGGCGGGAGGGCGCGATTCGCATCAGCGTCACCACAGTGAAGCGAGGTCTGCTTGTCGCCATTTGTGACAGCGGCAAAGGGATGGATGAAGATGAGCTCAAACGGCTGAGACGGCAGCTGGACAAGCCGAATGAGAAAAACGGGAATATCGGACTTTATAATATTAATCACCGGATTAAGCTGAACTTCGGACAGGATTTCGGAATCCGGGTTCGCAGCACAAAAAATGCCGGCACTTGCGTATATTTAGCTGTGCCGAGGATCGAATAA
- a CDS encoding nucleoside hydrolase, with the protein MKPIIMDVDTGIDDALAIAYAAHSPELELVALTTCFGNIPVEEATRNTLFMLEKLGKSVPVYEGAGAPLCGTLKKHYARHIHGEDGLGNAWREEPLGHKSDIAASDYMIQQVKERPHEMTIIAVGPLTNLALAMEKAPEIVPLIGEVVVMGGAVTVPGNATPYGEANMVADPEAAAVVFASGVRLKLVGLDVTLQTLLSSDHLEMWRSAGHELGLWLAEMTEFYVDVYESLYPGIGGCGLHDPLAVGVAIDPSLVSCETMRVTVVTEGEAAGQTVGSYEGEPRIEVCMKVDAERFLQHFLSRVV; encoded by the coding sequence TTGAAACCGATTATTATGGATGTAGATACAGGCATTGATGATGCACTTGCTATAGCCTACGCCGCCCATTCTCCTGAGCTGGAGTTAGTCGCTTTGACGACCTGCTTCGGAAATATCCCGGTTGAAGAGGCAACCCGCAACACGTTGTTCATGCTGGAAAAGTTAGGTAAGTCCGTCCCTGTTTATGAGGGAGCAGGCGCACCGTTGTGCGGTACATTGAAGAAGCACTACGCAAGGCATATTCACGGAGAAGACGGTCTTGGCAATGCATGGAGGGAAGAGCCGCTAGGGCATAAATCCGATATCGCGGCCTCCGATTATATGATTCAGCAAGTGAAGGAGCGGCCTCATGAAATGACGATCATCGCCGTGGGGCCGCTCACGAACTTAGCACTGGCTATGGAGAAGGCGCCGGAAATCGTCCCCCTAATTGGTGAAGTCGTGGTAATGGGCGGTGCAGTTACTGTCCCTGGGAATGCTACTCCTTACGGCGAAGCCAATATGGTCGCTGATCCAGAAGCAGCTGCAGTCGTCTTCGCGTCAGGCGTTCGGTTAAAGCTCGTCGGCCTGGACGTTACGCTGCAAACATTGCTGTCCAGTGATCATTTGGAGATGTGGCGGAGTGCCGGACACGAGCTGGGACTATGGCTTGCGGAGATGACGGAGTTCTATGTCGATGTATATGAATCCCTCTATCCCGGGATTGGCGGCTGCGGACTGCATGACCCGCTTGCGGTGGGTGTCGCCATTGATCCTAGCCTAGTCTCGTGTGAGACAATGCGGGTTACCGTAGTTACCGAAGGGGAGGCTGCAGGCCAAACGGTGGGATCGTATGAAGGGGAGCCGAGGATCGAAGTGTGCATGAAGGTAGACGCTGAGCGGTTTCTGCAGCACTTTTTAAGCCGGGTTGTATAA
- a CDS encoding sensor domain-containing protein — protein MQGIHMLILLGITTLGMICLLVLTYQLRKNLQTERALCHDIFDHPHLCIWTVKPDKTIVRLNSYSERLIGVKGSEIIGRKYDEIAVLRNSWQEVIVLLNDALAQKFVENKEVVIFLEDQDQYRTFSFRTSAINGASGTSEPSRIMLIGLDIHERRMSQDRLQSSYQELEATYQTLTATQEEMKRQYDELVVNQEKLRVSEERFRLATRGSGAVIWDIDPALGTYFVSDRFYDLLGYERGEVELTVHGLKKIIHPDDWVDTERSRQACLSGCTPVYESEYRIRKKDGEYLWMQVRGITRRNGEGQVVRFAGSMIDITERKRYELKLEESCRELESACEELTKTQRQLLENYKKLVENQDMLSRSEKQHRLVIEASNAGIWEIDLLRNKRYYSPRWFELLGYTQDDHVSSEILDNLIHPEDVNAVQKAMDDVTQGRKELFECEYRLRVKSGEYRWFLGRGKALFDKRGRAYRMAGIHEDIHELKLSQEKLRQLAYYDTLSGLPNRLYMLKELEEYFAASDAMAAIFFVDTDNFKYVNDTLGHKFGDQLLIEASRRLTSMIGNRAMLFRFGGDEFVVFMRDIQDESEAIAVAERVITGFKEPFRMNDSDLAVSVSVGISFYPKDGRNVEEILRNADVAMYNAKEAGKGKYVLFDPAFLRTFNERVQLETQLRHGIENNEFILHYQPKISRRTGRIMGFEALIRWNSSVLGPLSPLTFIRIAEDSRLIVPIGEWVLAESCRFAAKLQFEAYGQLRISVNISIVQLVQEDFVDMVLRILKDTGLSPEHLELEITESVSLGMICPDVLIGKLEKLQAAGVHLALDNFGTGYISLSYLQQLPLTTLKISPSFITQISDQGDECSLARAMVLIGRRMGLNIVAEGVETVKQLEHVKQSRYDLIQGFYISRPLPEEEALTLIRSNKVYNMC, from the coding sequence GTGCAGGGAATACATATGTTGATTTTACTCGGAATAACAACGCTCGGCATGATTTGTTTGCTTGTGCTAACTTATCAGTTAAGAAAAAATTTGCAGACCGAGAGAGCCTTGTGCCACGATATCTTCGATCATCCTCATTTATGTATTTGGACGGTTAAACCGGATAAGACGATCGTAAGGCTCAATAGCTATAGCGAACGGCTGATCGGAGTCAAGGGAAGCGAGATTATAGGACGTAAATATGATGAAATCGCTGTGCTGCGGAATAGCTGGCAGGAAGTCATCGTGTTGCTGAATGATGCGCTTGCTCAGAAATTTGTAGAAAATAAGGAAGTCGTGATTTTTCTTGAGGATCAAGATCAATATAGAACGTTCTCGTTCAGAACCTCGGCAATTAACGGTGCTTCAGGAACTTCAGAGCCGAGCCGTATTATGTTGATTGGCTTGGATATTCATGAACGCAGGATGTCTCAGGATAGGCTGCAGAGTAGTTATCAGGAGCTGGAGGCGACCTACCAGACCTTGACGGCTACGCAGGAAGAAATGAAGCGCCAATACGATGAACTTGTGGTGAATCAAGAGAAGCTTCGAGTTAGCGAGGAAAGATTTAGGTTGGCTACTCGCGGTTCGGGAGCTGTCATTTGGGATATAGATCCAGCCCTTGGAACCTATTTTGTATCGGATCGTTTCTACGATTTGTTAGGATATGAACGTGGTGAGGTCGAATTGACTGTTCATGGGTTGAAAAAGATCATTCATCCTGACGACTGGGTGGATACGGAGCGGTCCCGGCAGGCCTGTCTGAGCGGATGTACGCCGGTGTACGAGAGCGAGTATCGTATCAGGAAGAAGGATGGGGAATATTTATGGATGCAGGTCCGGGGAATAACGAGAAGGAACGGCGAGGGGCAGGTTGTCAGATTTGCTGGCTCGATGATCGATATCACGGAACGAAAGCGCTATGAACTGAAGCTGGAAGAGAGCTGCCGGGAGCTGGAATCTGCTTGCGAGGAGCTGACGAAAACCCAGCGGCAGTTGCTTGAGAATTATAAGAAGCTGGTTGAGAACCAGGATATGCTTAGTCGAAGTGAAAAGCAGCACCGACTCGTCATTGAGGCTTCCAATGCGGGTATATGGGAAATAGATTTGCTTCGTAATAAGAGATATTATTCTCCACGTTGGTTTGAGTTGTTGGGTTATACACAGGACGACCACGTTTCCAGCGAGATTTTGGACAACCTCATTCACCCGGAGGATGTCAATGCAGTACAGAAAGCGATGGACGATGTGACACAAGGACGGAAGGAACTGTTTGAATGCGAATACAGGCTGCGGGTGAAGAGCGGGGAATACCGCTGGTTCCTCGGCCGGGGCAAAGCGTTGTTTGATAAGCGCGGCCGGGCCTACCGCATGGCCGGTATCCACGAGGATATCCACGAGTTGAAGCTGTCTCAGGAGAAGCTGCGTCAACTGGCCTATTATGACACTTTAAGCGGCTTGCCGAATCGATTATACATGCTGAAGGAGCTGGAGGAATATTTTGCTGCATCGGATGCGATGGCGGCAATATTTTTTGTCGATACCGATAATTTCAAGTATGTAAACGATACTTTGGGGCATAAGTTCGGGGATCAGTTGCTTATAGAGGCTAGCCGGCGGCTTACTAGCATGATTGGCAATAGGGCGATGCTGTTTCGTTTCGGGGGTGATGAGTTTGTCGTGTTCATGCGCGACATTCAGGATGAGTCGGAGGCGATAGCTGTGGCAGAAAGAGTGATCACGGGATTCAAAGAGCCGTTCCGAATGAATGATAGCGATCTGGCGGTGTCTGTAAGCGTCGGCATTTCCTTTTATCCGAAGGATGGCCGCAATGTGGAGGAAATCTTGAGAAATGCGGATGTGGCGATGTATAACGCCAAGGAAGCGGGTAAAGGTAAATATGTATTGTTCGATCCGGCGTTTCTCAGGACATTCAACGAACGGGTTCAACTGGAGACGCAGCTTCGTCATGGCATTGAAAATAACGAATTTATACTGCATTATCAGCCCAAAATCAGCCGTAGGACAGGCCGGATAATGGGCTTTGAGGCCTTGATTCGTTGGAATAGCTCTGTGCTTGGTCCGCTCTCTCCACTGACCTTCATCCGGATCGCTGAAGATAGCAGATTAATCGTCCCTATTGGGGAATGGGTGCTGGCGGAGTCCTGCCGGTTTGCGGCGAAATTGCAGTTTGAAGCGTATGGGCAGCTGAGGATTTCCGTGAACATATCCATTGTTCAACTTGTACAGGAGGATTTTGTCGATATGGTGCTCCGCATTTTGAAAGACACGGGATTGTCTCCCGAGCATCTGGAGCTTGAAATCACCGAGTCCGTATCTTTGGGGATGATCTGCCCTGACGTATTGATTGGCAAGCTGGAGAAGCTACAAGCTGCGGGGGTTCATCTGGCCTTGGATAATTTTGGAACAGGTTATATATCTCTCAGTTACTTGCAGCAGTTGCCGCTGACTACGTTGAAGATCAGCCCATCATTTATTACTCAAATTTCGGATCAAGGGGATGAGTGCTCCCTCGCCCGGGCTATGGTTCTGATCGGTAGACGGATGGGCTTGAATATCGTGGCCGAGGGCGTAGAAACCGTGAAGCAGCTGGAGCATGTGAAGCAGTCCAGGTACGATCTTATTCAAGGCTTTTACATCAGCAGGCCTTTGCCTGAGGAGGAGGCGTTAACACTAATTAGGAGTAATAAAGTATATAATATGTGCTAG
- a CDS encoding ArsR/SmtB family transcription factor has protein sequence MDNNFNAYEEAAEMLKALAHPVRLCIARGLLKNGPCNVSYMQDCLEIPQSTVSQHLQKLRMSGIVKAQRHRHEIHYTIENEKVKQLIITIFGEDSI, from the coding sequence ATGGATAATAACTTCAATGCGTACGAAGAAGCTGCCGAAATGCTTAAAGCGCTGGCTCATCCGGTTCGCCTTTGTATCGCCCGCGGGCTGCTGAAGAATGGTCCCTGTAATGTTTCATATATGCAGGATTGCTTGGAAATTCCGCAGTCTACAGTTTCTCAGCATCTGCAAAAGCTTAGGATGAGCGGGATCGTCAAGGCCCAACGCCACAGGCACGAGATCCATTACACGATTGAAAATGAAAAGGTCAAGCAGCTCATTATAACGATATTCGGGGAGGATTCAATATGA
- a CDS encoding FAD-dependent oxidoreductase, producing MKRKILIVGGVAGGASAAARLRRLDEKAHIILFERDPYISFANCGLPYYIGDTIKERSKLIVQTPEAMRQRFNIDVRTGSEVLSLDPATRTVKVRSEERGDYEESYDAVILSPGASPIRPALPGIEHPQIFTLRNIPDTDRIKEQVTEAGRRSAVVIGGGFIGVEMAENLREIGLDVTLVEASPQILAPFDREMSNILAKEMEQHGVKLRLGDSVSAFEDVNGQVKVKLASGEDIQTDLVILAIGVAPDTRFLQSSGIVLGPKGHIVVDEYMQTNLKDVYAVGDAVETTDFVSGLQTAVPLAGPANKQGRIAADNICGLGTTYKGTQGTSIIKVFNLTGASTGNNEKMLQRLGTPYHAIYVHPSSHATYYPGASPMAIKLLFGPAGEVLGAQAIGKGGVDKRLDVLASAIRFKGSVTDLTELELTYAPPYSSAKDPVNMAGYAAENVLTGKTHVFLPRELEERDMDNTQLVDVRTAAEHARGHIPGSIHIPVDELRQRLDELEAGKEIWLYCQVGLRGYTASRILNQNGFRTRNLTGGYMTYQMHHYKPGL from the coding sequence ATGAAGAGAAAAATATTGATTGTCGGCGGTGTGGCTGGAGGAGCCTCCGCAGCTGCACGGCTCCGTCGATTGGACGAAAAGGCTCATATCATTCTATTCGAGCGCGATCCGTATATTTCATTTGCCAATTGCGGACTTCCTTATTATATCGGGGACACGATTAAAGAACGTTCCAAGCTGATCGTACAGACGCCGGAGGCGATGCGCCAACGTTTCAATATCGATGTGCGAACGGGCAGTGAGGTCCTCTCCCTCGATCCGGCAACGCGAACAGTGAAGGTTCGCAGCGAGGAACGCGGAGACTACGAGGAATCCTATGATGCGGTTATTCTATCGCCTGGCGCCAGCCCCATTCGTCCTGCACTGCCGGGCATCGAGCATCCCCAGATCTTTACACTCCGCAACATTCCAGACACAGATCGAATAAAAGAGCAGGTAACGGAGGCAGGCCGCCGTTCGGCCGTCGTCATCGGCGGTGGATTTATCGGTGTCGAAATGGCGGAGAATTTGCGAGAAATCGGCTTGGACGTCACCCTTGTAGAGGCAAGCCCGCAAATTTTAGCGCCATTTGACAGAGAAATGTCTAATATTTTGGCGAAAGAAATGGAGCAACACGGCGTGAAGCTGCGCCTTGGCGACAGTGTCTCGGCCTTCGAGGACGTGAACGGCCAGGTCAAGGTCAAACTAGCCAGCGGCGAAGATATTCAAACAGACCTCGTCATTTTGGCGATCGGCGTTGCTCCGGATACTCGCTTCCTGCAATCTAGCGGTATTGTTCTCGGCCCAAAAGGCCATATCGTAGTCGATGAATACATGCAAACGAATCTGAAGGACGTTTACGCCGTAGGTGACGCCGTGGAGACAACCGATTTCGTGAGCGGCCTGCAGACAGCGGTACCTCTCGCCGGCCCAGCGAATAAGCAGGGTAGAATCGCTGCGGATAACATCTGTGGACTGGGAACGACTTATAAAGGAACACAAGGTACTTCCATTATTAAAGTATTCAATCTAACCGGGGCATCTACCGGCAATAACGAGAAGATGCTGCAGCGCCTTGGTACGCCGTATCATGCCATATATGTACATCCAAGCTCTCACGCCACTTATTATCCAGGCGCTTCGCCAATGGCCATCAAGCTGTTGTTCGGTCCTGCAGGAGAGGTGCTTGGAGCCCAGGCTATTGGCAAAGGTGGGGTGGACAAACGGCTCGACGTTCTTGCCTCCGCCATTCGCTTTAAAGGCAGCGTCACGGATCTGACAGAGCTTGAGCTAACCTATGCCCCCCCTTATTCCTCCGCAAAAGATCCCGTCAATATGGCGGGGTATGCAGCAGAGAACGTGCTGACTGGGAAAACGCATGTATTCCTTCCGAGAGAATTGGAAGAACGCGATATGGACAACACCCAACTGGTCGACGTAAGAACTGCGGCTGAGCATGCACGCGGGCATATCCCTGGCTCCATTCACATTCCTGTCGACGAGCTGCGCCAGCGCCTGGACGAATTGGAGGCAGGCAAGGAAATTTGGCTATATTGCCAGGTTGGTCTTCGCGGATACACGGCATCGCGCATTTTGAACCAAAACGGCTTCCGCACTCGAAACCTGACAGGCGGTTATATGACTTATCAAATGCACCATTATAAACCAGGACTTTAA